In the Streptomyces sp. WMMC940 genome, GCGCGCGCCTATGCACTGAGTGGCAGTGGGTTCCGAACGCCGGAACTGCGGACGGCCGTTCGCGCCCACCCGTCGGTCAGTGCCCCAGATGCTTGCGCAGCCGGTCATGGAGGTCCGTGATGCGCTTGCCGCGCTTCGGCTTGGCCTCCACATTGCCGAAGACGGAATAGCCGTTGACGACCACCACCGGGGCCTCCGGGTCGGCCGCCTCCAGGGTGACGACCTCGAAGTTGCCGAAGATGCCCGTGCCGCTGCCGCGCAGCGAGATGTTCTCGGGGACGCGCACCTCCACATTGCCGAAGATCGAGGTCGCGTTGATGACGGTGAGCCGCTGGCCGAACATGGCCTCGGTCAGATCGATCTCGATGTTGCCGAAGAGCGAGAACGCCTGGGTCCGGGCGCCGACGCGCCAGCGGCCCTTGCGGGTGGAGCTGGAGAAGACGGCGACGAGGTTCTCGGCGGGGCCGGCGGGGGTCTCGGGGCCGTACGCGTACGGGGCGGGCTCCTGACGGGGCGGCCCACTCGCCGGGAGGTCGCGGACGATCGGCTCCAGTTCGCCGACGGTCTTGGCCCGGTAGACCGCGTCGATCCGCTCGGCGTGCTCCTCGGCGTCGAGCCGGCCCTCGGCCAGGGCCTCCCGGAGGATGTCCGCGATCCTGTCGCGATCCGCGTCGGAGGCGCGGATCGCCCCGGCGGGGTCCGCGGGCACCGCGGGCGCGACCGGCTTCTGGGGCTGTCCGCGGCCGGGGGCTGAATCATGCTTGTCGAGGTCCACACCAACACCCTAGCGAAACGCGATAGATCGCGACTAGTGGCCGCGCGCGACACCCTCACTCCGCGTCGCTCCGGGCCGTCGCGCCCCCGCCGGTACCGAAACGCCCGCAAGCCCGCGCCGGTGCCGACGCCCTTGCACCCGCACGCCGGCACGCCCGCACGCCCGCCGGACACGATCCCGGAGCCGGGCGCCCCGGCCCGACAGCGCCGGGCCCCGGGCGCCCCCGACGCCAACTGAGCCTTACCTCACAAGCCCGGACGGCGGGGGGCGTCTTACGCTTGTGGGCGCGCTGCCAATGGATGCCAGCCGCCGTCTGCCGAGTGAGGAATGGCCGCAATGCCCCCTGTCTCCCGTCCGACCCGCCCTGCGTTCGAGTACACCGATCTGCTCCCGCTGGGCGAGGACACCACGCCCTACCGCCTGGTGACCGCCGAAGGCGTCTCCACCTTCGAGGCCGACGGGCGTACCTTCCTCAAGGTCGAGCCGGAGGCACTGCGCAAGCTCGCCGAGGAGGCCGTCCACGACATCCAGCACTACCTCCGCCCGGCGCACCTCGCCCAGCTGCGCAAGATCATCGACGACCCCGAGGCCTCGTCGAACGACAAGTTCGTCGCGCTGGACCTGCTGAAGAACGCGAACATCGCGGCCGCCGGCGTGCTCCCCATGTGCCAGGACACCGGCACGGCGATCGTCATGGGCAAGCGCGGGCAGAACGTCCTGACCGAGGGCGGCGACGAGGAGGCGCTGAGCCGCGGCATCTTCGACGCCTACACCGAGCTGAACCTGCGGTACTCGCAGATGGCCCCGCTCACCATGTGGGAGGAGAAGAACACCGGCTCGAACCTGCCCGCGCAGATCGAGCTGTACGCCACCGACGGCGGCGCGTACAAGTTCCTCTTCATGGCCAAGGGCGGCGGCTCCGCCAACAAGTCCTTCCTCTACCAGGAGACCAAGGCGGTCCTGAACGAGGCCTCCATGATGAGGTTCCTGGAGGAGAAGATCCGCTCGCTGGGCACCGCCGCGTGCCCCCCGTACCACCTGGCCGTCGTCGTCGGCGGCACGTCGGCCGAGTACGCGCTGAAGACCGCGAAGTACGCCTCCGCGCACTACCTGGACGAGCTGCCGGAGGACGGCTCGGCCCTCGGTCACGGCTTCCGGGACAAGGAACTGGAGGAGAAGGTCTTCGAGCTGACCCAGAAGATCGGCATCGGCGCGCAGTTCGGCGGCAAGTACTTCTGCCACGACGTGCGCGTGGTGCGGCTCCCGCGGCACGGCGCCTCCTGCCCCGTGGCGATCGCCGTGTCCTGTTCCGCCGACCGCCAGGCCGTCGCGAAGATCACCGCCGAGGGCGTCTTCCTGGAGCAGCTGGAGACGGACCCGGCGCGCTTCCTGCCGGAGACGACGGACGAGCACCTCGACGAGGGCGGCGACGTCGTGAAGATCGATCTCAACCAGCCGATGGACGAGATCCTCGCCGAGCTGACCAAGTACCCGGTCAAGACCCGGCTTTCGCTCACCGGTCCGCTCGTCGTGGCCCGGGACATCGCGCACGCCAAGATCAAGGAGCGGCTGGACGCCGGCGAGGAGATGCCCCGGTACCTCAAGGACCACCCGGTCTACTACGCCGGTCCCGCCAAGACCCCGGAGGGCTACGCGTCCGGCTCCTTCGGCCCGACGACGGCGGGGCGCATGGACTCCTACGTCGAGCAGTTCCAGGCGGCGGGCGGCTCCAAGGTCATGCTGGCCAAGGGCAACCGCAGCAAGCAGGTCACGGACGCCTGCAAGGAGCACGGCGGCTTCTACCTCGGTTCGATCGGCGGCCCCGCGGCGCGCCTCGCGCAGGACTGCATCAAGAAGGTCGAGGTCGTCGAGTACGAGGAGCTCGGCATGGAGGCCGTCTGGAAGATCGAGGTCGAGGACTTCCCGGCCTTCATCGTCGTCGACGACAAGGGCGGCGACTTCTTCCAGGACCCCGCGCCCGCGCCGACCTTCACCACCATCCCGGTCCGCGGCCCCGGCCTGGCCTGAGCCCGGGACCGGGTCGGGACCACCGGACCCGGAGGATCCCCCGGCGCGCACCGCAGCACCCGGGAGGGCGCCCACGCAAGACGCTCGGCTGGGATACCCCAGCCGAGCGTCTACGTGATCCACTCACCACCTGAAACCAAGTGGTGTTGCGACGACCCCTTGAACACAAGCCCCGGCGGCGGGGCCCTCTTCCGTGTCCCGCGCCGCCTCCAGGCCGCCGTGGCACGGCTCCCCGGGCGGCGCCGCCTCCCCGGTCCGGCGCCGTCGAGGGCTTCTACTGGCCGGTGGCGCGCTTGGGAATACACGGAACCAGGGGCGTGCTGACCTTGTTCAGGAGGTTTGAGGATGTCCGACGCGAGCGAGAACGCAGGCCGTCACCGGATCGAGTACGACTCCATGGGGGAAGTGCGGGTGCCGGAGCACGCCAAGTGGCGCGCCCAGACCCAGCGGGCGGTGGAGAACTTCCCGGTCTCCGGACAACGGCTGGAACGCGCCCATGTGGAGGCGCTGGCCCGGATCAAGGCAGCCGCCGCCAAGGTCAACGCGGAGCTCGGCGTGCTCGACGAGGACATCGCCCTGGCGGTCCAGGAGGCCGCAGCGGAGGTCGCCGAGGGGCGCTGGGACGAGCACTTCCCCGTGGACGTCTTCCAGACCGGCTCGGGGACGTCGTCCAACATGAACATGAACGAGGTCCTGGCCACCCTGGCGTCCGAGCGCCTCGGCCGCGACGTGCACCCCAACGACCACGTCAACGCCTCGCAGTCGTCCAACGACGTCTTCCCCTCCTCGATCCACATCGCCGCGACGGCGGCCGTGACGAGGGACCTGGTCCCCGCGCTGGAGCACCTGGCGGAGGCGCTGGAGCGCAAGGCCGGGGAGTTCTCCCGAGTGGTGAAGTCCGGCCGTACGCACCTGATGGACGCGACACCGGTCACTCTCGGCCAGGAGTTCGGCGGCTACGCGGCGCAGATCCGGTACGGGATCGAACGACTGAACGCATCGCTGCCCCGGCTCGCCGAACTCCCCCTCGGCGGTACGGCGGTGGGCACGGGCGTCAACACACCGCCCGGGTTCCCTGCGGCGGTCATCGCCGAGGTGGCGCGGACGACCGGGCTGCCGCTGACCGAGGCGCGCGACCACTTCGAGGCACAGGGCGCCCGTGACGGGCTTGTCGAGACGAGCGGCCAGCTGCGGACGATCGCCGTCTCGCTGACCAAGATCTCGAATGATCTTCGCTGGATGGCGAGCGGCCCGCGCACCGGGCTCGCCGAGATCCGGCTGCCCGACCTGCAACCGGGTTCCTCGATCATGCCCGGCAAGGTCAACCCGGTCGTCCCCGAGGCCGTCCTGATGGTGGCCGCCCAGGTCATGGGCAACGACACGACGGTCGCGGTGGCGGGCGCGGCGGGCAACTTCGAGCTGAACGTGATGCTCCCGGTGATGGCCAAGAACCTGCTGGAGTCGGTGCGGCTCCTCGCGAACGCTTCCCGGCTGCTCGCCGACCGCACGGTGGACGGCATCACGGCGGACGAGAAGCGGGCCCGCGAGTACGCCGAGTCGTCCCCCTCCGTGGTCACCCCGCTCAACAAGTACATCGGGTACGAGGAGGCCGCGAAGGTCGCCAAGAGGTCGCTGGCCGAGCGGAGGACGATCCGTGAAGTGGTGCTGGAGGGCGGGTACGTGGAGCGCGGCGCGCTCACGCTCGAGCAGTTGGACGAGGCGCTGGACGTGCTGCGGATGACGCGTCCCTGAGGTGCTCGCCGGCCGCCGCGGACTCCCCGCGGCCCTCGACGGCGCCCTCCCGACGCGGCACTAGGATCCCTGCATGACGGGATCGGCGGGCTTCGAGCACTGGGCGCCGGGGGAGCAGATCCTCTGGCGGTATCGCGGCAACGGCTCCTCCGACGTGCACATCTGCAGGCCCGTGACCGTGGTCCGGGACACCGACGAGTTGCTGGCGGTGTGGATGGCCCCGGGCACCGAGTGCGTGAAACCGGTGCTCGCCGACGGGACGCCCGTGCACCACGAACCGCTCGCCACGCGGTACACCTCGCCCCGGACGACCGTACGCGCCCGATGGTCCGGAACGGGCGTGCTGAAGCTCGCCAGACCGGGCGAGGCGTGGTCGGTGTGGCTCTTCTGGGAAGAGGGCTGGCAGTTCAGGAACTGGTACGTGAACCTGGAGGAACCGCATCTGCGTTGGTCCGGCGGGGTCGACTCCGAGGATCACTTTCTGGACATCGCCGTGCAGCCGGACCGCAGCTGGCAGTGGCTGGACGAGGACGAGTTCGAACAGGCGCGTACGGCCGGCCTGATGGGCGAGGAACAGGCGCGGCGGGTGCGTGCGGCCGGGCGGGAAGCGGTCGAGGTGATCGGCGACTGGGGCCCACCGTACTGCGACGGCTGGGAGGGCTGGCGGCCCGACCCGCGCTGGCCTGTACCGGAGCTTCCGGCCGACTGGAATCGGACCCCCGCGCCCACGTCCGCATGACGACGCCGTGAGACCCTTGATGCGCCCCCGGGGTTCAAACGTAGGATCGTCCTCCGCAAGGCCACATCGCATCAACGATTGAGCGCAGCACAAGAACTGACCGTAAGTCATCACAAGGGGGACTGAACCGTGCCGGATGTGTGCCCGGATCTCCCCCGATCTGTCGACGCCTCGCCCGGATTGGGTATGGGCTATATCGACCTTCCAGGGGCGTTGCCGTCCCGGGCCAGGGGTGTGTTCGCCCGATGGCCCGGGGAACCGCGGCTCAGCCACGGTCGTCACCGCCCCCGGAGGCGCACAGCGGCACCCGAGGCGCCGGGACCCGCCGTGCCGGTCGTGCCGTGCCCGGCAGGATCGGCAGGACGGTTCCCAGCCTCGCACCACCGGCCCGGACGGACGGAATCCCAGGCGTGACGGAGCACCCCACCTCCCACGAAGGCCGGCAGCCCGTGGCTGCCCGGCCGCAGGAGCGCACCCGGCCGCGGCAGGAGGCCGCCGCCCATGCCCCCCTGCCGGCCGCGCCCGCCGCGGTCCCGCCGCAGCCGCCCGCGCCCCCGGAGCCGCCGCAGGATCCCGCGGGCCTGGCGCGCCGCGAGGGCGACCGGCTGCGTTTCGTCGGGGCGGCGACCCGGCGGATCGCCCGCGGTATGGACCTGGACGAGATCGTGCTCGGGCTGTGCCGGGCCACGGTGCCCACGTTCTCCGACGCGATCCTGGTGTACCTGCGGGATCCGCTGCCCGTGGGTGACGAGCGGCCGGTCGCGCCGTTCGTGCTGCGGCTCCGCCGGACCGACAGGTTGCGTTTAACCGACGAGGACACCGACGGCGCCCTGATCGGCGGCGTCCAGGTGCCGGTGCTCGGCCCCCCGGCGGACGTGGCGCCGGCCGCCGAGCTGTGCGAGGTGATCGCCGGCGGTCCGCTCGCGGAGGTGCTGCGGGGTGTGCGCCCGGTCTTCGGCGACTCGGCCGCCGCCCGGGCCGCGCTGCCCGAACTGCTGGGCGACGGCAAGACCCTGCCCGCGGGGCAGCGGGCGATCCTGGCCCCGCTGCGCGGCCGGCGCCGGGTCACCGGCGCCGCGATCTTCCTTCGGCGTCCGGACCGGCCGGCCTTCGAGCCGGACGATCTGCTCGTGGCCGCCCAGCTGGCGACGCACACCGCGCTCGGCATCGACAAGGCGGTCCTGTACGGCCGTGAGGCGTACATCGCGGACGAGCTGCAGCGCACGATGCTGCCCGAGGGGCTGCCGCAGCCGACCGGCGTACGGCTGGCCTCGCGCTATCTCCCGGCCGCGGAGACGGCCCGGGTCGGCGGCGACTGGTACGACGCCATCCCGCTGCCCGGCAGCCGGGTCGCCCTGGTCGTCGGCGACGTCATGGGCCACTCGATGACCTCAGCCGCGATCATGGGCCAGTTGCGGACGACGGCCCAGACCCTGGCCGGTCTGGACCTGCCCCCGCAAGAGGTGCTGCACCACCTCGACGAGCAGGCGCAGCGGCTCGGCACCGACCGCATGGCGACCTGCCTGTACGCGGTCTACGACCCGGTCTCGCACCGGATCACGATCGCCAACGCCGGCCATCCGCCGCCCATACTGCTGCACCTCGGCGGCCGGGCGGAGGTCCTGCGGGTGCCGCCGGGCGCCCCCATCGGCGTGGGCGGGGTGGACTTCGAGGCCGTGGAGCTGGACGCGCCCGCCGGGGCGACGCTGCTGCTGTACACGGACGGGCTGGTGGAGTCGCGGCTGCGGGACGTGTGGACCGGCATCGAGCAGCTGAGGGAGCGGCTGGCCGCGACTGCGCAGCTCACCGGCCCCGACCATTCGCCGCCGCTGGAGGCGCTCTGCGACGACGTGCTGGACATGCTCGGCCCGGGTGACCGGGACGACGACATCGCGCTGCTCGCGGCCCGTTTCGACGGGATCGCTCCGAGTGACGTCGCGTACTGGTTCCTGGAGCCCGAGGACTCCGCCCCCGGCCGGGCCCGCCGGCTGGCCCGCAGGGCACTGGCACGATGGGGCCTGGAGGAGCTGTCCGACTCGGTGGAACTGCTGGTCAGCGAAGTGGTGACCAATGCCGTGCGGTACGCGGAGCGGCCGGTGACCCTGCGGCTCCTGCGCACCGACGTGCTGCGGTGCGAGGTCGGTGACGACTCGCCGCAGCTGCCGCGTCAGCGGCGGGCCCGGGACACGGACGAGGGCGGCCGCGGGTTGTTCCTGGTGAACCGGCTGGCCCGGCGATGGGGGGCGACGCGGCTGTCCACGGGCAAGGTCGTGTGGTTCGAGTTGTCCACCCAGGCGTGACCAGTAACGGAGCCAAACCTGGACATGGTCCAAATGTTGCCGACTTCGCATGTAAGGAGTTGACTGGGGCACACGGCCGAAGCGACCACATTCCCTCGATGGACGGGAGGACGCTCGTGACCGAGTCACCCCCCAAAGCTCCGTACACGACGAACAACCACGGCATTCCCGTGGAGAGCGACGAGCACTCGCTGACCGTGGGGCCGGACGGCCCGATCCTTCTGCAGGACCATTACCTGATCGAGAAGATGGCCCAGTTCAACCGCGAACGGGTCCCCGAGCGGGTGGTGCACGCCAAGGGCTCCGGCGCGTACGGCTTCTTCGAAGTCACCAACGACGTCAGCCAGTTCACCAAGGCCGACCTGTTCCAGCCGGGCAGGCGCACCGAGATGCTGGCCCGGTTCTCGACGGTCGCCGGCGAGCAGGGGTCCCCGGACACCTGGCGCGACCCGCGCGGCTTCGCACTGAAGTTCTACACCGAGCAGGGCAACTACGATCTGGTCGGCAACAACACGCCGATCTTCTTCGTGCGCGACACGATCAAGTTCCAGGACTTCATCAGGTCGCAGAAGCGACACCCGGCCACCGGGCTGCGCAACAACGACATGCAGTGGGACTTCTGGACCCTCTCCCCCGAGTCGGCGCACCAGGTCACCTGGCTGATGGGCGACCGGGGCATCCCCAAGACCTATCGCCACATGAACGGCTACGGATCGCACACCTACATGTGGATCAACGGCGCCGGTGAGCGGTTCTGGGTGAAGTACCACTTCAAGACCGACCAGGGCATCGACTTCCTCACCCAGGAGGAGGCCGACGAACTCGCCGGTTCCGACGCGGACAAGCACCGGCGCGATCTGTACGACTCGATCGAGGCCGGGGACGCGCCCTCGTGGACCCTGAAGGTCCAGGTCATGCCGTTCGAGGACGCCGCGGACTACCGGTTCAACCCCTTCGACCTGACGAAGGTGTGGCCGCACGGGGACTACCCGCTGATCGACGTGGGCCGGATGACGCTGAACCGGAACCCGGAGGACTACTTCATCCACATCGAGCAGGCCGCCTTCGAGCCGTCGAACATGGTTCCGGGCATCGGGCCGTCGCCGGACAAGATGCTGCTCGGCCGGCTGTTCTCCTACCCGGACACCCACCGGTACCGGATCGGCCCCAACTACGCACAGCTGCCGCCCAACCGGCCGCACGCACCGGTGAACTCGTACGCCAAGGACGGCCCGATGCGCTACGCCCCGTCCTACGCCGCGCGGCCCTACGCCCCGAACTCCTACGGCGGCCCGGACGCCGACTTCGCGCGCTTCGGAGACCCTGCGGGGTGGGCGACGGCCGGTGAGATGGTGCGCGAGGCGTACAAGCTGCACCGCGAGGACGACGACTGGGGCCAGGCGGGGACGATGGTCCGCAGCGTCCTCGACGACGCCGCCCGTTCGCGGCTGGTTTCGAACGTCAGCGGTCATCTGAAGCAGGGCGTTTCACGGCCGGTGCTGGACCGGGCGGTGCAGTACTGGCGCAACGTCGACAAGGAGATCGGCGACCGGATCTCCAAGGAGGTCAACGGAGGCTGACCGCCCGCCCCGTGCGGACCACGCGGAAGGGCCCGGCGCTCCGGGCCCTTCCCGGTCCTGCGGCTCCCCCGTCCCAAGGGCTGTCCGCCGTTCCGCGACAGCCGCGGGACGGCCCTCAGGTGTTCTGGGGCCGGGGCGGCCGTACGCCGGACGTCGTCCCCGTCGTCGTCCCGTCCGTGGTGCCGGAATCGGTCCCGCCGTCGCTCTCGCCGCCCTCCGTGGTGCCGGAGTCGGTCCCGCCGCCCTCGGTGGTACCGCTGTCGGTGCCCTCCGTGGTGCCCGTCGAGTCGCCCGGCCCGGTGGACTCGTCGTCCGACTGCGTCGGGTCGGGTGAGGTGCTCGGCCGGTCGTCCGGCTTCTCCGACTGCGACGGCTCGTCCGAGGGCTCCTCCGGCTCCTCGCTCCCGGAGGGCGACCCGCTGGGACTCGCCGGGAGCTCCTCCTGCACCGGCGCCATGAGATCCAGGTCGAACCGCTCGTCCGAGCCGCCGCCGAGCGCGCCGGTCGTGTACTGCTGCCAGATCATGGCCGGCACCCCACCGCCGTTGGCGCGGCCCTCGTTGATGGTGTCGGTCAGGGTCACCTGGCGGCCCTTGGCGTCCTCCCCGAACAGACCGACGGCGGTCACCAGTTCGGGCGTGTATCCCACGAACCAGGCCGAGCGGTTGTTCTCCGAGGTGCCGGTCTTGCCGGCCGCGGAGTAGTCGCCCTGGGCGTTGCGGCCGGAGCCGCTCCGCACCACGCCGGTCATGGCCTGGGTCACGGTGTCGGCGGCCTCCCGGCTGATGACCCGGTCACCGCCCTCGGGGGCGGCTCCCGCCTCGCGGGTGCGGTGCTTGACGTCCTTCACGATCGAGGGCACGACCTGCTCGCCGTGGTTGTCGAGGGTCGCGTAGGCCGCGGCCATGTCCCAGGTCGACGCGCCCATCGTGCCGAGTGACATCGCCGGCCGCACCGGCCAGCCCTCGCCGTCGTGCATCCCGAGGCCGACCGCGGTCTCCTTCACCTTGCCGGGGCCGACGTCCACGATCATCTGGGCGTACACCGAGTTGATCGAGCTGTTGGTGGCCCTCTGGACGGTGACGGGGCCGTAGCTGCGGTCGTCCTCGTTCTCCGGCGCGAAGGGCGTGTCGCTGCCCTCCACCGGGCGCTTGCTGTTGCCGTCGTAGATCGTGTTGAGGCCGATCCGTCGGCCGTCCTGGGTCTCGGCCCCGTTCTCCAGCGCGGAGGCGAGCACGATGGGCTTGAACGTGGACGCGGGCTGGTAGTCGCGCCGGGTGGCGTTGGAGATCCAGTGCTCGGTCGCGCCGACCCCGCCGTACAGGGCGACGACCTTGCCGGTCTTCGGGTCGACGGAGGTCGCTCCCGCCTGGACGGTCGCGTCGCGCGTGTCGCCCTTGCGGTCGAGCTTCTCCTCCAACTGCTCGCCGACGGCCTTGAGGAGGGCGTTCTGGCGCTTCTTCTCGATGCTGAGCGTGATCGTCCAGCCGCCGGCCTCGATCTGGTCCTCACTGACGCCGCGCCTGGCGAGTTCGGCGTTGGCCGCCTTGACGAGGTAACCGGTCTGCCCCTCCATACCCGGGGCCGCCTTCGGCTCCTTCGGCACCGGGAACGAGAGGGCCGAACGCGCGGACGCGTCCAGCCAGTTCTCCCCGACCATGTTGTTCAGGACGTAGTTCCAGCGCTCGCTCACCAGCTTCCTGCCGGTCGGCGAGGCAACCGCCCAGTCGTACTGGCTGGGGGCCTGGAGCAGGGCGGCGAGGTAGGCGCCCTCGGCGACGGTCAGCTTCTGGGCGTCCTTGCGGTAGTACGCCTGGGCCGCGGCCTGGATGCCGTAGGCGCCGCGCCCGTAGTAGCTGGTGTTCAGGTAGCCGGCGAGGATCTCGTCCTTGTCCTTCTGCTGGTCCACCTTCAGCGAGATCACCAGCTCCTTGAGCTTGCGGGTGACCGTCTGGTCCTGGTTCAGGTAGTAGTTCTTGACGTACTGCTGGGTGATCGTCGAGCCGCCCTGCTTGCCCCCGCCGGTCAGGGTGTTGAAGACACCACGCGCGGTGCCCTTCAGGTCGACGCCGGAGTCCTTGTAGAAGGTCTTGTTCTCGGCGGCGACGAAGGCCTTCTCGACGTCGTCCGGGATCTTGTCCAGACCGACGATCTCGCGGTTGACGGAGCCGGTACGGGTCAGGATGGAGCCGTCGCTGTACTTGTAGACGTTGCTCTCCTTCTCGGCCTGCGCGTTGGCCGTGGGGACCGGCACCAGCAGGTAGACGATGAAGAGCGCGCCCATGCCCAGCAGGCAGAGGGTGAAGAAGGTGCCCAGCAGCTTCCGCCAGGTGAGGAAGCGCCGTATGCCCCCGGCCTTGCCCGCCCGGCGCGCGTCGCGCTGCCGGGTTCTCCGCGCTTCCGCTCGGCCCATCGCTTCGTCGCTCCGCTCTCTGTTCCGCGCTCGTCGTTGGTCGTTGGTCGTGCCGTACCCCGGCGCTCTTCGCCAGATCAGCTCAGAAAGCTAACACCGGTCGTACAGACAAAGGACGACCGATCCGGTCTTTTCCGGACGTGACAATCAGCACCCGTCTCACAAGGAACCGACTCACGAGGGGTGCGCAGGGTTGCCGGTTCAGATAATGTGTAATCACATTGCTAGCTAGTCGGGCCGCCGGTGCGGCCCGCTGAACGGGGGGACCGGAATGCCTGCGACCAGCACATCCCTGCACCACGACGACGTACCCGAGATGCCCGCGCCGAAGGTCAGGGAGTTCGCCGCGCACAGCATCGGCGGGGGCCTGGCACTGCTGCTCGCCCTGGCCGGACTCGCGGCCGGCATCGCACTGATCGTGACGGGTCCCACAGCGACGGCGGCGACCGCGAAGGTCGCACTGGTCGTGCTCGGAATCGTCGTGGTGGCCGCCTCCGCCTTCTCGATGTGCGGGCTCAACATGATCGCACCGGGCGAGGCGCGGGTGGTGCAGCTCTTCGGCCGCTACCGGGGCACGATCCGCACGGACGGACTGCGCTGGGTCAACCCGCTGACCACCCGGGCGAAGATCTCCACCCGGATCCGCAACCACGAGACCGCGGTGCTCAAGGTCAACGACGCCTACGGCAACCCGATCGAGCTCGCCGCGGTGGTCGTGTGGAAGGTCGAGGACACCGCACAGGCGATGTTCGAGGTGGACGACTTCCGGGAGTTCGTCTCCACCCAGACCGAGGCGGCGGTGCGGCACATCGCGATCGAGTACCCGTACGACGCCCACGACGAGGACGGCCTGTCGCTGCGCGGCAACGCCGAGGAGATCACCGAGAAGCTCGCCCTGGAACTGCGCGCACGGGTCGAGGCGGCGGGCGTCCACATCGTCGAGTCCCGCTTCACCCACCTCGCGTACGCGCCCGAGATCGCCTCGGCCATGCTCCAGCGCCAGCAGGCGGGGGCCGTGGTCGCCGCCCGCCGGCAGATCGTGGACGGCGCGGTCGGCATGGTGGAGGCCGCGCTGTCGAGGATCACGGAGGAGGGCCTCGTGGAGCTGGACGACGAACGCAAGGCGGCGATGGTGTCGAACCTGATGGTGGTGCTCTGCGGGGACCGCGCCGCACAGCCCGTCCTGAACACGGGCACGCTCTACCAGTGACCCCTTCCGAACGGAAACAGGTGCTGTTGCGGCTCGACCCGGCGGTGTACGAGGCGCTGGCGCGCTGGGCGTCGGACGAGCTGCGCAGCGCCAACGCGCAGATCGAGTTCCTGCTGCGCCGGGCACTGTCGGAGTCGGGCCGTCTGCCCGGCGGCGTCAAGCCCATCCCCCGCCGCGGACGACCGCCGAAGGCGCCGTCCGAGGAGTAGCCGGGGCGGCCTCCGGAGGGCACCCGCCCTTCGGAGGCCGACGCACGTCGGGGCGGGCCGTACGCGAGCACGGCCGGGTCGGAAGAGGGTGACGGCACGGGTGCCGGCCGTCGGCCGGGCCGCGAGCGCGTCCCTGGCCGGCGTCGGCGCCGGCGTGACGCTGCTCAGCCCGCCGTCGCCGCTGCGGCCGATGCGGTCGGAGGGTCTGCGGACGCGGCGAACCCGCCGTCGTGGAGCACGCGCACCGGAAGGTCCCCCAGCGCCTCCCGGAGCGCGCCCGCGAACTGCTCGAACTCGCCCTGGCGGGCCGCTCCCGTGCGCATCGCCAGGGCGACGCGGCGGGCCGGGGCCGGGTCCGCGAAGTAGCCGGTGGACAGGGCCGGGTTGCGGCCCGTCTCGACCCGGACGGCGGTGCGCGGGAGGAGGGTGACGCCCAGTCCGCCCGCGACCAGCTGGACCAGGGTGGACAGCCCGGCGGCGGTGGTGGTGACCGGTGCCCCCTCGGTGCGGCCCGCCTCCCGGCAGATGTCGAGGGCCTGGTCACGCAGGCAGTGCCCCTCGTCGAGAAGCAGCAGCGGGAGCTCCCGGAGCGCGTCGCGCGGAATGTCCTCGCGGCCGCCGAGCCAGTGGTCGTCGTACGTCACCAGCACGAAGTCCTCGTCGAACAGGGGAAGTTCCGTCACCCCGGGCACCCCGAGGGGGACGGCGAGGAGCAGCAGGTCGAGCCGGCCCGCCGAAAGGCCCTCCAGCAGCGACGACGTCTGCTCCTCGTGGACCTGGAGATCCAGATCCGGATAGCGCTCGTGGACCAGCCGCAGAACGCTCGGCAGCAGGTACGGCGCGACGGTCGGGATCACCCCGAGCCGCAGCACCCCGGTGAACGGCGCGCGTACCGCCTCCGCCTCCTCCAGCAGTTCACCGACGGCG is a window encoding:
- a CDS encoding DUF1707 SHOCT-like domain-containing protein, whose translation is MDLDKHDSAPGRGQPQKPVAPAVPADPAGAIRASDADRDRIADILREALAEGRLDAEEHAERIDAVYRAKTVGELEPIVRDLPASGPPRQEPAPYAYGPETPAGPAENLVAVFSSSTRKGRWRVGARTQAFSLFGNIEIDLTEAMFGQRLTVINATSIFGNVEVRVPENISLRGSGTGIFGNFEVVTLEAADPEAPVVVVNGYSVFGNVEAKPKRGKRITDLHDRLRKHLGH
- a CDS encoding class II fumarate hydratase — encoded protein: MSDASENAGRHRIEYDSMGEVRVPEHAKWRAQTQRAVENFPVSGQRLERAHVEALARIKAAAAKVNAELGVLDEDIALAVQEAAAEVAEGRWDEHFPVDVFQTGSGTSSNMNMNEVLATLASERLGRDVHPNDHVNASQSSNDVFPSSIHIAATAAVTRDLVPALEHLAEALERKAGEFSRVVKSGRTHLMDATPVTLGQEFGGYAAQIRYGIERLNASLPRLAELPLGGTAVGTGVNTPPGFPAAVIAEVARTTGLPLTEARDHFEAQGARDGLVETSGQLRTIAVSLTKISNDLRWMASGPRTGLAEIRLPDLQPGSSIMPGKVNPVVPEAVLMVAAQVMGNDTTVAVAGAAGNFELNVMLPVMAKNLLESVRLLANASRLLADRTVDGITADEKRAREYAESSPSVVTPLNKYIGYEEAAKVAKRSLAERRTIREVVLEGGYVERGALTLEQLDEALDVLRMTRP
- a CDS encoding fumarate hydratase, translated to MPPVSRPTRPAFEYTDLLPLGEDTTPYRLVTAEGVSTFEADGRTFLKVEPEALRKLAEEAVHDIQHYLRPAHLAQLRKIIDDPEASSNDKFVALDLLKNANIAAAGVLPMCQDTGTAIVMGKRGQNVLTEGGDEEALSRGIFDAYTELNLRYSQMAPLTMWEEKNTGSNLPAQIELYATDGGAYKFLFMAKGGGSANKSFLYQETKAVLNEASMMRFLEEKIRSLGTAACPPYHLAVVVGGTSAEYALKTAKYASAHYLDELPEDGSALGHGFRDKELEEKVFELTQKIGIGAQFGGKYFCHDVRVVRLPRHGASCPVAIAVSCSADRQAVAKITAEGVFLEQLETDPARFLPETTDEHLDEGGDVVKIDLNQPMDEILAELTKYPVKTRLSLTGPLVVARDIAHAKIKERLDAGEEMPRYLKDHPVYYAGPAKTPEGYASGSFGPTTAGRMDSYVEQFQAAGGSKVMLAKGNRSKQVTDACKEHGGFYLGSIGGPAARLAQDCIKKVEVVEYEELGMEAVWKIEVEDFPAFIVVDDKGGDFFQDPAPAPTFTTIPVRGPGLA
- the fomD gene encoding cytidylyl-2-hydroxypropylphosphonate hydrolase, producing the protein MTGSAGFEHWAPGEQILWRYRGNGSSDVHICRPVTVVRDTDELLAVWMAPGTECVKPVLADGTPVHHEPLATRYTSPRTTVRARWSGTGVLKLARPGEAWSVWLFWEEGWQFRNWYVNLEEPHLRWSGGVDSEDHFLDIAVQPDRSWQWLDEDEFEQARTAGLMGEEQARRVRAAGREAVEVIGDWGPPYCDGWEGWRPDPRWPVPELPADWNRTPAPTSA